A DNA window from Camelina sativa cultivar DH55 chromosome 13, Cs, whole genome shotgun sequence contains the following coding sequences:
- the LOC104736383 gene encoding uncharacterized protein LOC104736383: MVISSVGFTCRSYFHVRTLQYHHRLWKIRFNTVAAAIETIDDSDGFIKDNGDRQDKAADRTRGCEWKQLNSKDLGISSSMIAIPTRKVLNGLKSKGHDVYLVGGCVRDLILKRTPKDFDILTSAELKEVVRTFPRCEIVGRRFPICHVHVGDDLVEVSSFSTSAQNSRGNMRTELKESSGSDGDEDCIRLNNCLQRDFTINGLMFDPYAKVVYDYLGGIEDIKKAKVRTVIHAGTSFQQDCARILRAIRIAARLGFRMSKETSHYIKNLSLLVQRLDKGRILMEMNYMLAYGSAEASLRLLWKFGILEILLPIQAAYLVRSGFRRRDKRTNMLLSLFANLDKLLAPDRPCHSSLWIAILAFHKALADQPRSPLVVAAFSLAVNNCRDILEAVEITKKITRPHDKSFIELVEREENLNFEAMLDEVMDLDAFIRDALNQMTDGYFISKAMAAYPQAPYSDMVFIPLQLYLRAGRIFECVRKEERQQMGFEAKQGSKIEYGSLLSGDFPEIRHVFARVVFDTVFPLIPSQEL, from the exons ATGGTGATTTCCAGTGTGGGTTTCACTTGCAGATCATATTTTCATGTTCGTACTCTTCAGTACCACCACCGGTTATGGAAG ATTCGGTTCAACACTGTTGCTGCTGCAATTGAGACAATTGATGACTCAGATGGTTTCATCAAAGACAACGGTGATCGTCAAGACAAGGCTGCTGATCGAACAA GGGGTTGTGAGTGGAAGCAACTGAATTCAAAAGACCTTGGGATAAGCAGTTCAATGATTGCAATACCCACTAGAAAAGTGCTTAATGGCCTTAAGAGCAAAG GACATGATGTTTACCTTGTGGGAGGCTGTGTACGGGATCTTATTCTAAAGAGGACACCGAAAGACTTTGATATACTCACCTCTGCAGAACTTAAAGAG GTTGTTCGGACTTTCCCAAGATGTGAAATTGTTGGAAGAAGGTTTCCTATATGTCATGTACACGTTGGAGATGATTTAGTAGAG GTTTCGAGTTTTAGTACCTCTGCACAGAATTCCCGGGGAAACATGAGAACAGAACTCAAAGAATCGAGTGGCTCAGATGGTGACGAGGACTGTATCCGTTTGAATAACTGTTTGCAACGTGATTTCACAATTAATGG GTTGATGTTTGATCCATATGCCAAAGTGGTATATGACTATCTTGGAGGAATAGAAGATATTAAAAAAGCTAAA GTTCGAACAGTGATTCACGCTGGCACATCGTTTCAACAGGACTGTG CTCGGATTCTTCGTGCCATTAGAATTGCTGCACGTTTAGGTTTCAGAATGTCCAAGGAAACATCTCATTATATTAAGAACCTTTCGTTGCTAGTACAAAGACTTGACAAG GGAAGGATCTTGATGGAAATGAATTACATGTTAGCTTATGGATCAGCAGAAGCTTCTTTAAGATTGTTGTGGAAATTTGGGATCCTAGAGATTCTTCTACCAATTCAG GCAGCGTATCTTGTACGTAGTGGTTTCAGGAGACGTGACAAAAGGACTAACATGCTTCTG TCTCTCTTTGCTAATTTGGATAAACTGTTAGCGCCTGATAGACCTTGTCACAGCAGCTTATG GATAGCAATATTGGCGTTTCATAAAGCACTAGCAGATCAACCTCGAAGTCCTTTAGTTGTAGCTGCGTTTAGCCTTGCTGTTAACAACTGTAGAGATATTCTAGAAGCAGTGGAAATCACAAAGAAGATCACTAGGCCACACGATAAAAGCTTCATCGAGCTAGTAGAGCGCGAGGAGAATCTTAACTTCGAAGCCATGTTGGACGAAGTCATGGATCTTGATGCATTTATCAGAGATGCCTTAAACCAGATGACTGATGGATATTTTATATCGAAAGCTATGGCAGCTTACCCTCAAGCACCGTATTCAGATATG GTGTTTATACCGTTGCAATTGTACCTGAGAGCAGGCAGAATCTTCGAGTGtgtgagaaaagaagagagacaacaaaTGGGATTTGAGGCGAAACAAGGAAGCAAGATCGAGTATGGTTCGTTACTCTCAGGGGATTTTCCTGAAATTAGACATGTCTTTGCTAGGGTAGTGTTCGATACTGTTTTCCCTTTAATTCCATCTCAagaattgtaa